In one window of Mercurialis annua linkage group LG4, ddMerAnnu1.2, whole genome shotgun sequence DNA:
- the LOC126676585 gene encoding tetraspanin-11-like: MSSNNMSRKLVLSFINHSCLLLGLAASFSWLYFGQRVSSWRRALHPNPLVDLGLLSLAVWLLKMTMCWFYPSRKTKISNLFSLAMLQILIMIILVMGYAMVVTHKGEGRVIPGRAYKEYDPEDFSNELGSYSPSRSFMIPVAVRDSGICTRFGQQFNHLNESEFYNTNLTPLQSGCCKPPSYCPYEFKNATIWRAKGTRKYFQQNDCLRWFHFEYLEDHKRYCWNCNSCRGAVLFNVKTEWRHMVLTNTILLLSLLLFYSLPRLYYSYLH, from the exons ATGTCAAGCAATAATATGAGTAGAAAGTTGGTTTTAAGTTTCATAAACCACTCGTGTTTGTTATTAGGATTAGCAGCTTCGTTTTCATGGCTATACTTTGGCCAGCGCGTGAGTTCTTGGCGAAGAGCTCTTCATCCGAACCCCCTCGTAGACCTGGGGCTATTATCGTTGGCTGTATGGCTCCTTAAGATGACGATGTGCTGGTTTTATCCTAGTCGCAAAACAAAGATAAGCAATTTGTTTTCTCTGGCCATGCTTCAAATCCTGATTATGATCATCCTGGTCATGGGTTATGCAATGGTGGTCACCCATAAGGGAGAAGGAAGGGTAATTCCTGGAAGAGCCTACAAAGAGTATGATCCTGAGGATTTTTCAAACGAATTGGGAAGTTATTCTCCATCAAGGTCTTTTATGATTCCAGTGGCGGTACGAGATTCGGGAATTTGCACCAGATTTGGGCAGCAATTCAATCATCTGAATGAGTCCGAGTTTTACAATACCAATCTTACTCCACTACAG TCAGGTTGCTGTAAGCCACCCAGCTATTGTCCTTACGAATTCAAGAATGCAACAATTTGGAGAGCGAAGGGCACCAGAaaatattttcaacaaaatGATTGTCTACGTTGGTTTCATTTTGAATACTTGGAAGATCACAAAAGGTACTGTTGGAATTGCAATTCGTGCAGGGGTGCAGTACTTTTCAACGTCAAGACGGAATGGAGACACATGGTTCTTACCAATACAATTCTGCTTCTATCATTGCTGCTCTTTTATTCACTACCTCGTCTTTACTATTCCTATTTACATTGA